One Brachybacterium kimchii genomic window carries:
- a CDS encoding NAD(P)/FAD-dependent oxidoreductase: MDTRDIPAAPAGTSTGGISPARGAADPTADVVVIGGGAAGLNGALMLARSRRRVIVVDAGDPRNAPAEGVHGLLGREGTPPAELLARGREEVEGYGGTVVQGRIASVRQDWSVDGVEGGFDLTLEDGRALRARRLLVATGVRDELPAIPGLAEHWGSGVVHCPYCHGWEVRDEPIGILASGPMSAHQAWLFRQLSDDIVFFARGTALDARTRARMSARGIRVIDEEVAEVIAHDGAAPDAGERASRIAGVRLASGEVIERRVLAVATTMTPRLDGLEGLGLRAEEIPGMGARVPSAMAGVSDVPGVWVAGNITDPTAQVGAAAAAGALAGAHINADLATADTDAALRSRTMGAGADGSLSLLA, from the coding sequence ATGGACACCCGAGACATCCCCGCTGCACCTGCAGGCACCAGCACCGGCGGCATCTCCCCGGCGCGCGGCGCGGCGGATCCCACCGCGGACGTCGTCGTCATCGGCGGCGGCGCCGCCGGACTGAACGGCGCACTCATGCTCGCCCGTTCCCGCCGGCGCGTGATCGTCGTGGACGCGGGGGACCCGCGCAACGCCCCGGCGGAGGGCGTCCACGGCCTGCTGGGCCGCGAAGGGACGCCGCCCGCCGAACTCCTGGCGCGCGGGCGCGAAGAGGTCGAGGGATACGGAGGGACCGTCGTGCAGGGCCGAATCGCCTCGGTGCGGCAGGACTGGAGCGTCGACGGCGTCGAGGGAGGCTTCGACCTCACCCTTGAGGACGGCCGCGCACTGCGCGCACGCCGCCTGCTCGTCGCGACCGGCGTGCGCGACGAGCTCCCTGCGATCCCGGGGCTCGCCGAGCACTGGGGGAGCGGCGTCGTCCACTGCCCCTACTGCCACGGCTGGGAGGTGCGCGACGAGCCGATCGGGATCCTCGCCTCGGGCCCGATGTCCGCGCACCAGGCGTGGCTGTTCCGCCAGCTCAGCGATGACATCGTCTTCTTCGCCCGCGGCACCGCGCTGGATGCCCGGACCCGGGCGAGGATGTCCGCCCGCGGGATCCGCGTGATCGACGAGGAGGTGGCCGAGGTGATCGCCCACGACGGTGCGGCCCCCGATGCCGGAGAGCGCGCGTCCCGCATCGCGGGCGTCCGCCTGGCGAGCGGAGAGGTGATCGAGCGCCGCGTGCTGGCCGTCGCGACCACGATGACACCTCGCCTCGACGGTCTCGAGGGCCTGGGGCTCCGTGCCGAGGAGATCCCCGGGATGGGGGCGAGGGTCCCGTCGGCGATGGCCGGGGTGAGCGATGTCCCCGGCGTCTGGGTCGCGGGGAACATCACCGACCCGACCGCGCAGGTGGGCGCCGCGGCGGCTGCGGGTGCGCTCGCCGGAGCGCACATCAATGCCGACCTCGCCACTGCTGACACCGACGCCGCGCTGCGCTCGCGGACGATGGGCGCGGGCGCCGACGGGAGCCTCTCCCTGCTAGCGTGA
- a CDS encoding helix-turn-helix transcriptional regulator yields MTQEDGAIETLVRKRIRALRVSRGWSLGDLAERARMSPSSLSRIEGGTRRLALDQLITLARALDTTLDELVDSGADDVVSSPTLDGPRGAMRWTIRGQPDLSVIRQRLTEPPSAPSAMRAHTGREWFVVLSGTATLLLGDRRLRVEKNQAAEFPTMLPHAIGAEGGRPCEILGVFDREARREHSGPPSASAD; encoded by the coding sequence ATGACGCAAGAAGATGGCGCGATCGAGACCCTCGTGCGCAAACGGATCCGGGCGCTGCGCGTCTCGCGCGGATGGTCGCTGGGCGATCTGGCGGAGCGCGCCCGGATGAGTCCGTCCTCGCTCAGCCGGATCGAGGGAGGGACCCGGCGCCTGGCCCTGGATCAGCTGATCACGCTGGCCAGAGCCCTGGACACGACTCTCGACGAGCTCGTGGACTCCGGCGCGGACGATGTGGTCTCCAGCCCCACGCTCGACGGGCCCCGAGGAGCGATGCGGTGGACGATCCGGGGCCAGCCGGATCTCTCGGTGATCCGCCAACGACTCACGGAGCCGCCCTCGGCGCCGTCGGCCATGCGGGCGCACACGGGCCGCGAATGGTTCGTGGTGCTCTCGGGCACCGCGACCCTGCTGCTGGGCGACCGGCGTCTGCGGGTCGAGAAGAACCAGGCGGCGGAGTTCCCCACGATGCTCCCGCACGCGATCGGCGCGGAGGGCGGCCGGCCCTGCGAGATCCTCGGCGTCTTCGACCGCGAGGCGAGGCGCGAGCACAGCGGGCCGCCGTCGGCGTCGGCGGACTGA